The proteins below are encoded in one region of Sphaerodactylus townsendi isolate TG3544 linkage group LG06, MPM_Stown_v2.3, whole genome shotgun sequence:
- the TMEM60 gene encoding transmembrane protein 60 has translation MRMSLVQRVLLTWLFTLLFLIMLVLKLDEKAPWNWFLIFIPIWIFDTILLVMIIVKMAGHCKSGYDPRNGNQNLKKKAWYLAAMLLKLAFCLALCAKLEQFTDMKLTYVFIPLWALLIGGMVELGYNIFYVRRD, from the coding sequence ATGAGAATGTCCTTGGTGCAGAGAGTGCTCCTCACATGGCTCTTCACATTACTGTTCCTGATCATGTTGGTGTTAAAGCTGGATGAAAAAGCCCCCTGGAACTGGTTCCTAATATTTATCCCCATTTGGATCTTTGATACCATCCTACTAGTTATGATCATTGTGAAAATGGCTGGCCATTGCAAGTCCGGCTATGACCCTCGCAATGGCAACCAGAACCTCAAAAAGAAAGCTTGGTACCTTGCCGCAATGTTGCTTAAACTGGCCTTCTGCCTTGCCTTGTGTGCTAAATTGGAACAGTTCACTGACATGAAATTAACCTATGTCTTCATTCCCCTGTGGGCCTTGCTTATTGGGGGAATGGTAGAACTTGGATACAATATATTTTATGTCCGAAGGGACTAA